The Blautia luti nucleotide sequence CTTGCAGGAAGATGTTTCCTGATGATCTCTTTCGCAGGAAAGATGACAGATTTCGCAGTAAGTGACAGCTTCAGAGGCGTAGTAGATACTGTTTCCGGTGCAACTCCTCTGGCAGCGCTGAAACAGAATGGATTTACAGACAGTTCTGTATCCGTATTACATATGTTTATCGGTGATATCCAGGGTACAATCGGTGAGACTTCAGCGATCGCAATCCTCATCGGTGCGGCAATCCTTCTGGTTTACAAAGTAATCGACCTTAAGATTCCGCTTACTTATATCGGATCTTTTGCAGTATTTGTAATTCTGTATATGCTTGGAACAGGCAGGGGATTTGATGTGAACTATCTGTTCAGCCACATCTTCGGTGGTGGTCTTATGCTTGGTGCATGGTTCATGGCAACAGACTATGTCACAACACCGATCACACCCAGAGGACAGTATGTATATGGTGTCTGTCTTGGTGTACTGACTGCAATCTTCCGTCTTTTCGGCGGCTCCGCAGAGGGTGTATCCTATGCGATTATTTTCTGCAACCTGTTAGTTCCAATGATCGAACGTGTGACTCGTCACCCGGCATTTGGGAAAGGGGGCAAAAAAGCATGAGTAACAGAATTATCAAAGATACCATCGCCATTACAGTGATCACACTGGTGGCAGGACTTGCCCTTGGTGTAGTCCAGGATATTACAGCTGATCCGATTGCAAAACAGGAAGCACAGGCGAAACAGGACGCTTACAAAGCTGTATTTGCAGATGCTGACAGCTTTGATGTGGTAGATGTAGACGCAGACGCACTGCAGTCTTATCTGGATGAAAACGGATATGCAGCACAGTCTATCGATGAGACCATGCTTGCAAAAGATGCTTCCGGCAATGAACTGGGATATGCATTTACAGTAACCACTTCTGAAGGTTACGGCGGAGATATCCAGTTTGCAATGGGTATCCAGGATGACGGTACTTTAAATGGAATTTCTATTCTTTCCATCGGTGAGACCGCAGGTCTTGGTATGAGAGCAAACACAGATGCATTTAAGGATCAGTTCAAAGATAAGAAAGTAGACAAATTTGAATATACAAAAACAGGTGCCACAGCAGATAATCAGATCGATGCTTTAAGTGGTGCCACAATCACAACGAATGCCATGACAAACGGTGTCAACGCCGGTTTATGTGCATTCCAGTATGAGAAAGGAGGAAACTAGTGATGAAACCAAACACACCTGCAGAACGTTTGTATAACGGAATCATCAAAGAAAATCCTACCTTTGTACTGATGCTTGGTATGTGTCCGACACTGGCCATCACTACATCCGCAACGAATGGTATCGGAATGGGACTTACTACAACCGTAATCCTTGCAGCATCCAACTTAATGATCTCTCTTCTGAGAAACTTTATTCCGGACAGAGTTCGTATGCCGGCATTTATCGTAGTTGTTGCTTCATTCGTAACAGTTGTACAGCTTCTTTTACAGGGATTTATCCCGAGTCTGTATGATGCACTTGGAATTTATATTCCTCTGATCGTAGTTAACTGTATCATCCTTGGCCGTGCGGAGGCTTATGCATCCAAGAATAAACCGATCGCATCCCTGTTCGATGGACTTGGTATGGGCCTTGGATTTACCTTAAGTATTACCTGTATCGGTGCAGTACGTGAGCTGATCGGTGCTGGATCTATTTTCGGACATCAGATCCTTCCTCTGGCAGATGCTGCAGCAGGTAAAGCTGGCTATGAACCGATCACAATCTTTATCCTCGCACCTGGAGCATTCTTTGTTCTGGCAGCGCTTTCTGCATTACAGAATAAATTTAAACTTGGTGCAGCCAAACGTGGTATTGACCCGAGCAATCCCGACTGCGGCGGAAGCTGTGCAGCCTGCGGTAATACCATGTGCAAGGGAAAAAGGGGGTAATGGATTATGAAAGAACTTTTGATCATACTTGTAAGCTCAGCAATCGTAAATAACGTAGTCCTCAGCCAGTTCCTTGGTCTTTGTCCTTTCCTTGGTGTTTCCAAGAGTGTAGAGACAGCAGCCGGCATGGGCGGTGCGATCATCTTCGTTATCACACTGTCATCTTTTGTGACAGGTATTATTTACAACGCTATTTTAGTACCTACAAACCTGACTTATCTGCAGACTATCGTATTCATCCTGCTGATCGCGGCGCTGGTACAGTTTGTAGAGATGTTCCTTAAGAAAACAATGCCTTCTCTGTATCAGGCACTTGGTGTGTATCTTCCTCTGATCACAACAAACTGTGCAGTTCTCGGTGTTGCCCTTACAAACGTACAGAAAGGTTATAACGTACTTCAGGGAACGATCAACGGATTTGCAACAGCAGTCGGCTTTACCATTTCTATCGTGCTGATGGCTGGTATCCGTGAGAAAATCGCATACAATGACATTCCAAAATCCTTCCAGGGATTCCCTACAGTTCTGCTGACAGCTGGACTGATGGCAATTGCCTTCTTCGGATTTTCAGGACTGATTTAAGGAGGGAAATGTTATGAATATAGGAGCAATTATCGCGGCAACTGTACTGGTTGCGGCAGTCGGTCTTTTTATTGGTATTTTCCTCGGAGTAGCTGGTAATAAATTTGCAGTAGAAGTAGATGAGAAGGAAGTTGCTGTTCGTGAAGCACTTCCGGGAAATAACTGCGGTGGCTGTGGTTATCCTGGCTGTGATGGTCTGGCAGCAGCAATCGCTAAAGGTGAGGCACCTGTAAACGGATGTCCTGTAGGCGGTGAGCCTGTAGGAAAAGTGATCGCAGCGATCATGGGACAGGAAGTTGTTGAGACAGCCCGTCAGGTTGCATATGTAAAATGTGCAGGTACCTGCGAGAAAACAAAGGACAACTATGAATATACAGGCGTGGAAGACTGTGAAATGATGGCATTTATTCCTGGCGGCGGAGCGAAAGCCTGTGGATTTGGATGTCTTGGATTCGGAAGCTGCGTAAAGGCCTGTCCATTCGGTGCGATCGAGGTAGTGAATGGTGTAGCTGTGGTTGACAAAGAGGCATGTAAGGCGTGTGGTAAATGCGTTGCGAAATGTCCGAAGCATCTGATCGAACTTGTTCCGTATGAACAGACTACATTCGTACAGTGTAGCTCACATGCGAAAGGTAAAGCCGTTACATCTGCCTGTGAGGTTGGATGTATCGGATGTAAGAAATGCGAGAAGACATGCCCGAATGGGGCGATTACAGTTGATAATTTCTGTGCTCATGTAGATTACAGTAAGTGTACGAACTGCGGGGCTTGTAGAGAAGCTTGTCCTAGACATATTATTCAGTAATTTTGAAGAACTGCTGTGTGGGGTAAAACCTGCATGGCAGTTTTTTGAATGCTGCTGCGCACTGATTTTTTGAAAAAACTCTAGGAAAACGGATGAAACAGGGTGGATTTATTTTGGAGAATTCGAATATATGTTTGCGTTCTGGGGCGGGATGTGTTATGATGATTCAGAAGTAGTGAAGAAAAACCGGAGGTAGTATCATGATCGCATTTGTTCATGGAACGGCAGTAGATATGACCGAGAACTCTGTTATTGTTGAGGCAGGGGGGATCGGATATGATATATATATGACAGGTACGGATCTTTCCAATATTCATATGGGAGAGGAAGTGAAGATCCATACTTATTTTAATGTAAGAGAAGATGCCATGAAATTATATGGCTTCAGATCGAAGGATGATCTGCAAATGTTTAAGCTGCTTCTGGGTGTGAACGGTGTTGGTCCGAAGGCAGCAGTGGGAGTTCTGGCGGGAATTACGGCGGATGAGCTGAGATTTGCAATTCTTTCAGATGATGTGAAGACGTTATCCAAGGCTCCGGGAATCGGAAAGAAGACGGCACAGAAGCTGATTCTTGAACTGAAGGATAAGATGAAGCTGGAGGATGCATTTGAATTAAAACTGGCACATGAGCAGGAGAATGCGGCTGCAGGAATGGGCGATATCTCAGATGGCAGACAGGAAGCAGTGGAAGCACTGGTTGCACTGGGATACAGCAGTACAGATGCACTTCGTGCAGTGCGTAAGGTTACAGATGTGGCGCCAGATGATGTGGAAGGATTACTGAAAGCAGCGTTGAAGAATTTTTGATCAGAGGAATTAGTGTTAAATGGAGAAACGTATTATAACCACAGATGTCACAGAGGAGGATTTTTCCCTGGAAGGAAATCTTCGTCCGCAGACTCTGGATGATTACATTGGTCAGGAGAAGACCAAGAGTACCTTAAAAGTATATATAGAAGCCGCTAAACAGCGTCATGACGCACTGGATCATGTCTTATTTTACGGCCCTCCGGGACTTGGAAAGACCACCCTCTCAGGAATTATTGCCAATGAGATGGGAGTTCATATGAAAGTAACTTCCGGACCTGCTATCGAGAAGCCGGGAGAGATGGCGGCAATCCTGAATAATCTGCAGGAAGGTGACATCCTGTTTGTGGATGAGATCCATCGTCTGAACAGACAGGTGGAAGAGGTTCTTTATCCTGCAATGGAGGATTATGCCATAGATATCATGATCGGTAAGGGCGCATCTGCACGTTCTATTCGCCTGGATCTTCCGAAATTTACGCTTGTGGGAGCCACCACAAGGGCAGGACTTTTATCAGCTCCGCTGAGAGACCGTTTCGGAGTGATGCATCATCTGGAATTTTATAATCAGAAAGAACTTCAGACCATCATCATCCGTTCTGCCCAGGTGCTGGGAGTGGAGATCGATGAGAAAGGGGCAGCAGAGATTGCCAAGAGATCCAGAGGAACTCCGCGACTGGCCAATCGTCTGCTGAAAAGGGTACGTGATTTCGCCCAGGTGAAGTATGATGGCAGAATTACCTATGATGTAGCCTGTTTTGCCCTGAACCTGCTGGAAGTGGATCAGTATGGCCTTGACAAGATCGACAGAAGAATCCTGCAGACACTGATCGTGAATTTCCAGGGAGGACCGGTGGGACTGGAAACCCTTGCAGCGGCCATAGGAGAAGATTCCGGGACACTGGAAGACGTCTATGAGCCTTATCTGCTTCAGAATGGATTTTTGAATCGTACACCAAGGGGAAGAATGGCATCAGCCCTTGCATATGAACACCTTGGATATCCGCAGCCTGAAAAAATGTAAAACTTTTTTAAAAATTCCTATACATTTGAGATACTTTCGAGTATAATAGGGGTAGTGCCCAATGTAAAAACGGCAGAAAGATGAAAATGAATGAGAATTTTTGTTACTGAGAACGATGTGAACAGTGACGGATTTTTACGTAAGAAGTAAGTAAAATACAGGAGGCTCGTACGGATGGCGGTCAAGAATACAGCAAAGGTAATCATCGGAGGAAAGATTATTACGCTGGGAGGTTATGAATCTGAGGAATATTTCCAGAAAGTAGCATCCTATATAAATAAAAAGATAGAAGAATTAAGTGCTATGCCGGGTTACAGCAGACAGCCCATGGAAACCAAGCACACACTGATCAGTTTGAATATTACAGACGATTACTTTAAGGCG carries:
- a CDS encoding RnfABCDGE type electron transport complex subunit D — protein: MDQMLHVSSNPHVRDKMTTSKIMQLVALALLPTTLFGIYNFGIRALLVVVVTVASSVFFEWIYDKLMHKKNTITDFSAVVTGLLLALNMPASIPLWMPVLGSAFAIIVVKQLFGGLGQNFMNPALAGRCFLMISFAGKMTDFAVSDSFRGVVDTVSGATPLAALKQNGFTDSSVSVLHMFIGDIQGTIGETSAIAILIGAAILLVYKVIDLKIPLTYIGSFAVFVILYMLGTGRGFDVNYLFSHIFGGGLMLGAWFMATDYVTTPITPRGQYVYGVCLGVLTAIFRLFGGSAEGVSYAIIFCNLLVPMIERVTRHPAFGKGGKKA
- the rsxA gene encoding electron transport complex subunit RsxA, translated to MKELLIILVSSAIVNNVVLSQFLGLCPFLGVSKSVETAAGMGGAIIFVITLSSFVTGIIYNAILVPTNLTYLQTIVFILLIAALVQFVEMFLKKTMPSLYQALGVYLPLITTNCAVLGVALTNVQKGYNVLQGTINGFATAVGFTISIVLMAGIREKIAYNDIPKSFQGFPTVLLTAGLMAIAFFGFSGLI
- a CDS encoding RnfABCDGE type electron transport complex subunit G; this encodes MSNRIIKDTIAITVITLVAGLALGVVQDITADPIAKQEAQAKQDAYKAVFADADSFDVVDVDADALQSYLDENGYAAQSIDETMLAKDASGNELGYAFTVTTSEGYGGDIQFAMGIQDDGTLNGISILSIGETAGLGMRANTDAFKDQFKDKKVDKFEYTKTGATADNQIDALSGATITTNAMTNGVNAGLCAFQYEKGGN
- the zapA gene encoding cell division protein ZapA, translated to MAVKNTAKVIIGGKIITLGGYESEEYFQKVASYINKKIEELSAMPGYSRQPMETKHTLISLNITDDYFKARKQAEIFEQDLQQKDQEMYDLKHELISLRMQIEEAQKREQQAVEQKNVLEGKNRELEKQIDELLK
- a CDS encoding RnfABCDGE type electron transport complex subunit B gives rise to the protein MNIGAIIAATVLVAAVGLFIGIFLGVAGNKFAVEVDEKEVAVREALPGNNCGGCGYPGCDGLAAAIAKGEAPVNGCPVGGEPVGKVIAAIMGQEVVETARQVAYVKCAGTCEKTKDNYEYTGVEDCEMMAFIPGGGAKACGFGCLGFGSCVKACPFGAIEVVNGVAVVDKEACKACGKCVAKCPKHLIELVPYEQTTFVQCSSHAKGKAVTSACEVGCIGCKKCEKTCPNGAITVDNFCAHVDYSKCTNCGACREACPRHIIQ
- the ruvA gene encoding Holliday junction branch migration protein RuvA; the encoded protein is MIAFVHGTAVDMTENSVIVEAGGIGYDIYMTGTDLSNIHMGEEVKIHTYFNVREDAMKLYGFRSKDDLQMFKLLLGVNGVGPKAAVGVLAGITADELRFAILSDDVKTLSKAPGIGKKTAQKLILELKDKMKLEDAFELKLAHEQENAAAGMGDISDGRQEAVEALVALGYSSTDALRAVRKVTDVAPDDVEGLLKAALKNF
- the rsxE gene encoding electron transport complex subunit RsxE, yielding MKPNTPAERLYNGIIKENPTFVLMLGMCPTLAITTSATNGIGMGLTTTVILAASNLMISLLRNFIPDRVRMPAFIVVVASFVTVVQLLLQGFIPSLYDALGIYIPLIVVNCIILGRAEAYASKNKPIASLFDGLGMGLGFTLSITCIGAVRELIGAGSIFGHQILPLADAAAGKAGYEPITIFILAPGAFFVLAALSALQNKFKLGAAKRGIDPSNPDCGGSCAACGNTMCKGKRG
- the ruvB gene encoding Holliday junction branch migration DNA helicase RuvB translates to MEKRIITTDVTEEDFSLEGNLRPQTLDDYIGQEKTKSTLKVYIEAAKQRHDALDHVLFYGPPGLGKTTLSGIIANEMGVHMKVTSGPAIEKPGEMAAILNNLQEGDILFVDEIHRLNRQVEEVLYPAMEDYAIDIMIGKGASARSIRLDLPKFTLVGATTRAGLLSAPLRDRFGVMHHLEFYNQKELQTIIIRSAQVLGVEIDEKGAAEIAKRSRGTPRLANRLLKRVRDFAQVKYDGRITYDVACFALNLLEVDQYGLDKIDRRILQTLIVNFQGGPVGLETLAAAIGEDSGTLEDVYEPYLLQNGFLNRTPRGRMASALAYEHLGYPQPEKM